One genomic window of Alphaproteobacteria bacterium includes the following:
- the folE gene encoding GTP cyclohydrolase I FolE, which produces MKKAFSIVNENTPPGARPSRTEAMDAVKTLIAWAGDDPAREGLRDTPRRVVDAYLEFFAGYDMDPDEILSRTFEEVGGYDGIVLVKDIELHSHCEHHMVPFIGRAHIGYLPDKRVVGISKLARLVEVYARRLQIQEAMTAQIADTIQRVLQPRGVAVVIEASHQCMTTRGARKAEASTVTSHMRGAFRRDPRARAEFMDLIRQ; this is translated from the coding sequence ATGAAGAAAGCTTTCTCTATCGTCAATGAAAACACCCCGCCCGGCGCGCGCCCTTCGCGCACCGAGGCGATGGATGCCGTGAAAACGCTGATCGCGTGGGCGGGCGATGACCCCGCGCGCGAAGGTTTGCGCGATACCCCGCGCCGCGTCGTCGATGCCTATCTGGAATTTTTTGCGGGCTACGATATGGACCCGGATGAAATCCTTTCCCGCACCTTCGAAGAAGTGGGCGGCTATGACGGCATCGTGCTCGTCAAGGATATCGAGTTGCACTCGCACTGCGAACATCACATGGTGCCGTTCATCGGCCGGGCACATATCGGCTATTTGCCCGACAAGCGCGTCGTCGGCATCAGCAAGCTCGCGCGGCTGGTCGAGGTTTATGCAAGGCGGCTGCAAATCCAGGAAGCCATGACGGCGCAAATCGCCGACACCATCCAGCGCGTGCTGCAGCCGCGCGGCGTCGCCGTTGTGATCGAAGCTTCGCACCAGTGCATGACCACGCGCGGCGCCCGCAAGGCCGAAGCCAGCACGGTGACCAGCCACATGCGCGGCGCCTTCCGCCGCGACCCGCGCGCACGGGCCGAATTCATGGATTTGATAAGGCAGTAA
- a CDS encoding YggT family protein yields the protein MGLFDIILGPLLTVIDMVLDLYVWVLIASVILSWLVAFNIVNTSNRFVYAVGDFLHRLTEPVLRRVRGILPAIGGVDLSPLIVIFGIMFLRMVIQRLAFALGV from the coding sequence ATGGGGCTTTTCGATATCATTCTTGGGCCGCTTTTGACGGTGATCGACATGGTGCTCGATCTTTACGTGTGGGTGCTGATCGCCTCGGTCATTCTTAGCTGGCTTGTCGCTTTCAACATCGTCAACACAAGCAACCGTTTCGTTTATGCGGTGGGGGATTTCCTGCACCGTTTGACCGAACCGGTGCTGCGCCGCGTGCGCGGCATTTTGCCCGCCATCGGCGGGGTCGATCTTTCGCCGCTGATCGTGATCTTCGGGATCATGTTCTTGCGGATGGTCATTCAACGCCTCGCATTCGCGCTTGGCGTATAG
- a CDS encoding TrmH family RNA methyltransferase, producing MRGYFGIGVESISKAGNVGNLVRSAHAFGASFFFTVNAALSEAELNATDTSHAGGHLPFYKYRDVAGMRLPEDCQLVGIELMSEAVDLPSFRHPQQAAYVLGPELGSLSPEMVARCAHIVKIPTKFCVNVGIAGAMVMYDRLITLGRHAPRPIMPGGIADEDLKRGRGR from the coding sequence ATGCGCGGTTATTTCGGGATCGGGGTTGAAAGCATCAGCAAGGCGGGCAATGTGGGCAACCTCGTGCGCTCGGCCCATGCCTTCGGCGCCAGCTTTTTCTTCACCGTCAACGCCGCGCTGAGCGAAGCCGAGCTGAACGCCACCGACACATCCCACGCAGGCGGGCATTTGCCTTTTTATAAGTACAGAGATGTGGCGGGCATGCGCCTGCCGGAAGATTGCCAGCTTGTTGGCATTGAATTGATGAGCGAGGCGGTGGATTTGCCCAGCTTCCGCCACCCGCAGCAGGCGGCCTATGTTCTGGGGCCCGAACTTGGCAGCCTTTCGCCTGAAATGGTGGCGCGCTGCGCGCATATCGTGAAGATCCCCACCAAATTCTGCGTGAATGTCGGGATCGCCGGCGCGATGGTGATGTATGACCGGCTTATCACGCTCGGCCGCCACGCTCCCCGCCCGATCATGCCGGGCGGTATCGCAGACGAAGATTTGAAGAGGGGGAGGGGGAGATAA
- a CDS encoding methyltransferase encodes MTNAVCRHFPACGGCRLQDMAPEAYRAHKLAGVCEQLDRTGLAHIALTGPESSPPRTRRRAAFALRHTSSGIVAGFNGWRSHDIIDLQECHILCPALFALLEKLRAHLAAWLPKGKTCDARATLIGDDIDLVLVGGPPLELEQRRQLAALAEKLGVARLGWRKWDRGPTEPVAQLRPLMVTFPHGSVRFPPGGFLQATAEGERALANIAVAATAKDRKIVDLFCGIGTFALSLEPEKQIYAVDGDEAAVAVLREAARANLKAEARNLSGNPLDVLELKGYDAAIIDPPRDGARAQIRQLAKSAVRTIVSISCDAASFARDMKILHDGGYRCESAHVVDQFLWSAHIELAAVAERAG; translated from the coding sequence ATGACAAACGCGGTTTGCCGGCATTTTCCCGCCTGCGGCGGCTGCCGCCTGCAGGATATGGCGCCCGAAGCCTACCGTGCGCACAAGCTCGCGGGCGTGTGCGAACAGCTCGACCGCACCGGGCTTGCACATATTGCGCTTACGGGCCCGGAAAGCAGCCCGCCGCGCACAAGGCGGCGCGCGGCTTTTGCGCTGCGCCACACCTCTTCGGGCATCGTCGCCGGTTTCAACGGCTGGCGCAGCCATGACATTATCGATCTGCAGGAATGCCATATTCTGTGCCCCGCGCTGTTCGCGCTGCTCGAAAAACTGCGCGCGCATCTTGCCGCCTGGCTGCCCAAAGGTAAAACCTGCGATGCGCGCGCGACCTTGATCGGCGATGATATAGACCTCGTGCTCGTCGGCGGCCCGCCGCTTGAACTGGAACAGCGCCGGCAACTCGCGGCGCTGGCCGAAAAACTGGGCGTCGCGCGGCTCGGCTGGCGCAAGTGGGATCGCGGCCCGACCGAGCCGGTCGCGCAGCTGCGTCCGCTCATGGTCACTTTTCCGCACGGCAGCGTGCGTTTCCCGCCCGGCGGTTTTTTGCAAGCGACGGCGGAGGGCGAACGCGCGCTGGCCAATATCGCCGTCGCGGCAACGGCAAAAGACCGGAAAATCGTTGATCTTTTCTGCGGCATCGGCACCTTCGCGCTTTCGCTTGAACCGGAAAAACAAATCTATGCGGTGGATGGCGACGAAGCCGCGGTCGCGGTTTTGCGCGAAGCCGCGCGCGCCAATCTGAAGGCGGAGGCACGCAATCTTTCCGGCAACCCGCTCGATGTGCTTGAGCTGAAAGGCTATGACGCGGCAATTATCGATCCGCCGCGCGATGGCGCGCGGGCGCAAATACGGCAACTGGCGAAATCAGCCGTGCGGACCATCGTCAGCATAAGCTGCGATGCCGCCAGCTTCGCGCGCGATATGAAAATATTGCACGACGGCGGCTATCGTTGCGAAAGCGCGCATGTGGTTGACCAATTTTTGTGGTCAGCCCATATCGAATTGGCGGCCGTGGCCGAACGCGCAGGATAG
- a CDS encoding 50S ribosomal protein L27: MAHKKAGGSSSNGRDTAGRRLGVKLFGGQTAQPGAIIIRQRGTKFHPGTNVGIGRDHTIFAKVEGRVKFRISSGGRTYVSVETKAAAAK, from the coding sequence ATGGCACATAAGAAAGCAGGCGGCAGCTCATCCAACGGTCGCGATACCGCAGGCCGGCGCCTTGGCGTCAAATTGTTCGGCGGCCAGACGGCGCAGCCCGGCGCGATCATCATCCGCCAGCGCGGCACCAAGTTCCACCCCGGCACCAACGTTGGCATTGGCCGCGATCACACGATCTTCGCCAAGGTCGAAGGCCGCGTGAAGTTCCGCATTTCCTCCGGCGGGCGCACTTACGTGTCGGTTGAAACCAAGGCCGCTGCAGCCAAGTAA
- the folD gene encoding bifunctional methylenetetrahydrofolate dehydrogenase/methenyltetrahydrofolate cyclohydrolase FolD yields MSARVIDGKAVAAKLRGEVGAQVAVLREKYGVQPGLAVVLVGEDPASKVYVGNKEKAVAEVGMASFPHHLPADTKQADLMQLVRRLNENSAVHGILVQMPLPQTTTGGLDAQAVIEAIEPAKDVDGFHPVNAGRLATGLPALVACTPTGCLVLLREVHENLAGKHAVVVGRSNIVGKPVAQLLLQADCTVTIAHSKTQNLPDVCRQADILVAAAGRAEMIKGDWIKPGATVIDVGINRIEDPKTGKNRLAGDVAFTEAAAVAGAITPVPGGVGPMTIACLLRNTLQAACAQHNITL; encoded by the coding sequence ATGTCTGCGCGCGTGATTGATGGCAAGGCGGTGGCGGCAAAATTGCGCGGCGAGGTGGGCGCGCAGGTCGCGGTGTTGCGCGAAAAATACGGCGTGCAGCCGGGGCTCGCGGTCGTGCTGGTGGGCGAAGACCCGGCCAGCAAGGTTTATGTGGGCAACAAGGAAAAGGCGGTGGCCGAAGTTGGCATGGCTTCTTTCCCCCACCATCTTCCGGCCGATACCAAGCAGGCCGATTTGATGCAGCTCGTGCGCCGGCTGAACGAAAACAGCGCCGTGCACGGCATATTGGTGCAAATGCCCTTGCCACAAACAACAACTGGGGGGCTGGATGCGCAGGCGGTGATCGAAGCCATCGAACCCGCCAAGGATGTGGACGGGTTTCACCCCGTCAATGCCGGGCGGCTGGCGACCGGCTTGCCCGCGCTCGTGGCCTGCACGCCCACGGGTTGCCTTGTGCTGCTGCGCGAGGTGCATGAAAACCTGGCGGGGAAACATGCGGTCGTGGTCGGGCGCTCGAACATCGTCGGGAAGCCGGTGGCGCAATTGCTGCTGCAGGCCGATTGCACGGTCACCATCGCCCATTCCAAAACGCAGAATCTGCCCGATGTTTGCAGGCAGGCCGATATTCTGGTTGCCGCCGCCGGGCGGGCCGAGATGATCAAGGGCGACTGGATCAAGCCCGGCGCCACGGTGATTGATGTGGGCATCAACCGCATCGAAGACCCCAAAACCGGCAAAAACAGGCTTGCGGGCGATGTGGCCTTTACCGAAGCCGCCGCGGTGGCCGGGGCCATCACGCCCGTGCCGGGCGGGGTCGGGCCGATGACGATTGCCTGTTTGCTGCGAAATACGCTACAAGCAGCATGCGCGCAGCATAACATTACGCTTTGA
- a CDS encoding DUF2147 domain-containing protein, protein MMKFPAAMLALAVFAAPAFAAPPDIAAVEGLWLTGKKDAGVELYRCENHPEELCGRLHWLGIKDPSPNEEKGQDIKNPDKKKRGQPLCGMQFVGGFEPDEDGSFSSGWLYNPRNGFKYSGRITPQGKDKLLLRGYIIISAIGEEEVWTREPRLPECRKK, encoded by the coding sequence ATGATGAAATTTCCTGCCGCCATGCTCGCCCTTGCTGTCTTCGCCGCGCCCGCTTTCGCGGCGCCACCGGATATCGCTGCGGTCGAAGGGTTGTGGCTCACGGGCAAAAAGGATGCGGGGGTCGAGCTCTACCGCTGCGAAAACCACCCGGAAGAATTATGCGGCCGCCTGCACTGGCTCGGCATCAAGGATCCGTCCCCGAATGAAGAAAAGGGCCAGGACATAAAAAATCCGGACAAGAAAAAGCGCGGCCAGCCTTTGTGCGGCATGCAATTTGTCGGCGGGTTCGAACCCGATGAAGACGGCAGCTTTTCCAGCGGCTGGCTCTACAATCCGCGTAACGGCTTTAAATACAGCGGCCGCATCACACCGCAGGGCAAGGATAAACTGCTGCTGCGCGGCTATATCATCATCTCCGCCATAGGCGAGGAAGAAGTCTGGACCCGCGAACCGCGCCTGCCGGAATGCCGGAAGAAATAG
- a CDS encoding GNAT family N-acetyltransferase, with protein sequence MSNHASGKHTHLTVRPITFDDWRAYRDFYKGLDDPHMFKGFLQGKNLDDEQTWKDLFQQTIGRQSPPFVMFGLWDGDKLVGQSSIDFTVDNDGRVTALLAGSEIAPQYRGHGLVDKFYQARMKYLEDFNGDIITTIKSDNHASIKAAERNGFVHTGEVDRHGYLVFSSGPVRPEAINKASVPEPRPGERGG encoded by the coding sequence ATGAGCAATCACGCTTCAGGCAAACATACGCATCTAACTGTCCGGCCGATTACATTTGACGATTGGCGCGCCTATAGGGATTTTTACAAAGGCCTTGACGATCCCCATATGTTCAAAGGTTTTTTGCAAGGCAAGAACCTGGACGACGAGCAAACCTGGAAAGACCTTTTTCAGCAAACCATCGGCAGGCAATCTCCGCCCTTCGTCATGTTCGGTCTTTGGGACGGGGACAAGCTGGTCGGCCAGAGTTCGATAGATTTTACCGTCGACAACGATGGCCGCGTTACCGCGCTTCTGGCGGGTTCCGAAATTGCCCCGCAATACAGGGGGCATGGGCTGGTGGATAAATTTTATCAGGCCAGAATGAAATATCTGGAGGATTTTAACGGCGATATTATTACAACCATCAAGAGCGACAACCATGCCTCGATCAAGGCCGCTGAGCGCAACGGTTTCGTTCATACGGGCGAGGTTGATCGCCACGGCTACCTTGTTTTCTCATCCGGCCCCGTAAGGCCGGAGGCCATCAACAAGGCATCGGTGCCTGAACCTAGGCCGGGCGAAAGAGGCGGCTAG
- the rplU gene encoding 50S ribosomal protein L21, which produces MFAVVKAGGKQFKVAEGDVIEVDSQLDGEIGSKLELADVLMVYADGKAKLGSPTVAGAKVTAEVVSRGRSRKVIVFKKKRRQNYRRKNTHRQDLTVIRITGIAA; this is translated from the coding sequence ATGTTCGCAGTGGTGAAGGCCGGCGGCAAGCAATTCAAAGTTGCCGAAGGCGATGTGATTGAAGTTGACAGCCAGCTCGATGGCGAAATCGGCAGCAAGCTTGAACTTGCCGACGTGCTGATGGTCTATGCCGACGGCAAAGCCAAGCTCGGCAGCCCCACCGTTGCGGGCGCCAAGGTGACGGCCGAGGTCGTGAGCCGTGGCCGCAGCCGCAAGGTTATCGTTTTCAAGAAGAAGCGTCGGCAGAACTACCGCCGCAAGAACACCCACCGTCAGGATCTGACCGTTATCCGCATCACCGGCATCGCTGCCTGA
- a CDS encoding magnesium transporter — protein sequence MITAYYRASGQIHDTRLTANDPLPANVCWVDLLTPGEAEREAVSKALGIDLPTMSEMEEIEASSRLYTEGNAVYLTTAVLIGAETPNPGVSDLTIVLAPHCLVTLRFAEPRSIDVFAHRVRKQPDLLATVDDGMLSLLDAIIDRTADILELIGKHVDDLSRKVFHPAGSSNLLEDEHAPRVRRRRSDRERPHHSERLNEILRGIGQSGDMVHRVRDCLSGLTRMMAFLGPIVTSRLHGEQLTRFKTLDRDLRSLSDHAQFLAHESGFLLDATLGQINIEQNNIIKIFSVTAVGFLPPTLLASVWGMNFDHMPELHEPWGYALAWVMIIVSAIIPFIYFKRRGWL from the coding sequence ATGATTACGGCTTATTACCGTGCAAGCGGCCAGATCCACGATACGCGTTTGACGGCCAATGACCCGTTGCCGGCCAATGTTTGCTGGGTCGATCTTTTGACGCCGGGCGAAGCCGAGCGCGAAGCGGTTTCGAAGGCGCTTGGCATCGATCTGCCGACCATGTCGGAGATGGAGGAGATCGAAGCTTCGAGCCGTCTTTATACCGAAGGCAATGCCGTGTACCTGACCACGGCGGTGCTGATCGGCGCCGAAACCCCGAACCCGGGCGTGAGTGACCTTACGATCGTGCTCGCGCCGCATTGCCTCGTGACCCTGCGTTTCGCCGAGCCGCGCTCGATCGACGTGTTCGCGCACCGCGTGCGCAAGCAGCCCGATCTGCTCGCCACCGTGGATGACGGCATGCTCAGCTTGCTCGATGCAATCATCGACCGCACCGCCGACATTCTCGAGCTGATCGGCAAGCATGTTGATGATCTTTCGCGCAAGGTGTTCCACCCGGCGGGCAGCAGCAATCTGCTGGAAGACGAACACGCGCCGCGCGTGCGCCGCCGCCGTTCCGACCGCGAACGGCCGCATCATTCCGAACGGTTGAACGAGATTTTACGCGGCATCGGCCAATCGGGCGATATGGTGCACCGCGTGCGCGATTGCCTTTCCGGCCTGACGCGCATGATGGCGTTCCTCGGGCCTATCGTGACTTCGCGCTTGCACGGCGAGCAGTTGACGCGCTTTAAAACTCTGGACCGGGATTTGCGCTCGCTCAGCGACCATGCGCAGTTTTTGGCACACGAATCCGGCTTTTTGCTCGATGCCACGCTCGGCCAGATCAATATCGAGCAGAACAACATCATCAAGATCTTCTCGGTTACCGCCGTCGGCTTCCTGCCGCCCACGCTGCTGGCCAGCGTGTGGGGCATGAATTTCGACCATATGCCGGAATTGCACGAACCGTGGGGTTATGCGCTGGCGTGGGTCATGATCATCGTTTCCGCGATCATCCCGTTCATATATTTCAAGCGGCGCGGCTGGCTCTGA
- a CDS encoding L,D-transpeptidase family protein — MDIVVAAQGRGVTTGTLKCGSAEFPCALGPAGIVDKKCEGDGGTPTGTFLLREVLYRADRLPKPETALPLRAIAHDDGWCDAPDHAQYNGPVKLPFTASHEKLWREDEIYDVLVVLGYNDSPVVPGKGSAIFMHVARPDFTPTQGCVALRREDLLALLKSCAPGSRLTVMPPA; from the coding sequence ATGGATATAGTTGTAGCAGCACAAGGCAGGGGCGTCACCACCGGTACGCTGAAATGCGGCAGCGCCGAATTTCCTTGCGCCTTGGGCCCGGCCGGCATTGTGGATAAGAAATGCGAAGGCGACGGCGGAACGCCGACGGGAACGTTTTTGCTGCGCGAAGTATTGTACCGCGCGGACCGTTTACCAAAACCGGAAACGGCTTTGCCTTTGCGCGCTATCGCGCATGACGACGGCTGGTGCGACGCGCCGGACCATGCGCAATACAACGGCCCCGTGAAGCTGCCCTTCACCGCAAGCCATGAAAAGCTTTGGCGCGAGGATGAAATTTACGATGTGCTGGTTGTTCTGGGCTACAACGACAGCCCGGTGGTGCCGGGCAAAGGCAGCGCGATTTTCATGCATGTCGCGCGGCCGGATTTTACGCCCACGCAGGGATGCGTGGCGCTGAGGCGCGAAGATTTACTGGCGCTATTGAAGTCGTGCGCGCCCGGCAGCCGGTTGACGGTTATGCCGCCGGCTTAA
- a CDS encoding DUF2147 domain-containing protein — protein sequence MSLPPFRIVASTLFTSLLLAAVPFLPQARAQEGVEPVDQTTAAFAEITGMWLTEGGEGGVELYRCEEKLCGRFVWLGPDDPDPASDEGRDNRNPDPTKRKRPLCGMQFMGGFEFSSYGTFDNGWIYSPRHGNNFSARIVPVDHDHIKLRGYFLMPMLGQDQIWTRKNDMPRCRTSEDAAQPPPEEGI from the coding sequence ATGAGCTTGCCGCCATTCCGCATTGTTGCCTCCACCCTGTTCACAAGCCTCCTGCTCGCTGCCGTGCCATTCCTGCCACAGGCCCGCGCGCAAGAAGGCGTGGAGCCGGTCGATCAAACCACGGCGGCGTTCGCTGAAATCACCGGCATGTGGTTGACCGAAGGCGGCGAAGGCGGCGTGGAATTGTACCGCTGCGAGGAAAAACTGTGCGGCCGTTTTGTTTGGCTCGGACCCGACGATCCCGACCCGGCCAGCGATGAAGGCCGCGACAACCGCAACCCGGATCCGACCAAGCGCAAGCGCCCGCTTTGTGGTATGCAGTTCATGGGCGGGTTCGAATTTTCATCCTACGGCACTTTTGATAATGGCTGGATCTACAGCCCGCGCCACGGCAACAATTTCAGCGCGCGCATCGTTCCCGTCGATCACGACCACATCAAGCTACGCGGCTACTTCCTGATGCCCATGCTGGGGCAAGACCAAATCTGGACCCGCAAGAACGACATGCCGCGCTGCCGCACTTCCGAAGACGCTGCTCAACCACCGCCAGAAGAAGGTATATAA
- a CDS encoding inorganic phosphate transporter, with amino-acid sequence MDGALVLTIAIVIVALAFDFINGFHDAANSIATVVATRVLSPFKAVLWAACFNFAALFVFDTGVAKTVGSGMVDLNFVTPYVILAGLLGAIAWDLLTWWWKLPSSSSHALIGGYAGSAMANAAAVGGIGQSLDVIIASGWTKTLMFIVLAPTIGMLLAHILMLAVVWLFHRVGRRFAGKLFGKLQLLSSALLSLSHGGNDAQKTAGIIAGALFASGYMTEFHIPYWVLICAYSAIALGTAAGGWRIVHTMGTRLTRLQPHSGFCAETAAALSIMLATSLKLPISTTHTITGAIVGVGSMQRVKAVRWGVAVNILWAWILTIPMAGLIGWLSMWAIHFFL; translated from the coding sequence ATGGACGGCGCCCTCGTCCTGACCATCGCGATCGTCATCGTCGCGCTCGCGTTCGATTTCATCAACGGCTTTCACGATGCCGCCAACTCCATCGCCACCGTCGTCGCCACCCGCGTGCTTTCGCCGTTCAAGGCCGTGCTGTGGGCCGCCTGCTTCAATTTTGCCGCGCTGTTCGTGTTCGATACCGGGGTGGCGAAAACCGTCGGCAGCGGCATGGTCGATCTTAATTTCGTCACGCCCTATGTCATCCTCGCGGGGCTGCTCGGCGCCATCGCATGGGATCTGCTCACCTGGTGGTGGAAGCTGCCCAGCAGTTCGTCGCACGCGCTGATCGGCGGCTATGCCGGTTCGGCCATGGCCAACGCGGCGGCGGTGGGCGGTATCGGCCAGAGCCTCGATGTCATCATCGCCTCGGGCTGGACCAAAACGCTTATGTTCATCGTGCTGGCGCCCACCATCGGCATGTTGCTGGCGCACATACTTATGCTTGCCGTCGTCTGGCTGTTCCATCGTGTGGGCCGCCGTTTCGCAGGCAAGCTGTTCGGCAAACTGCAACTGCTTTCCTCGGCGCTGCTCAGCCTCAGCCACGGCGGCAACGATGCACAAAAAACCGCCGGCATTATCGCCGGCGCGCTATTCGCCTCCGGCTACATGACGGAATTTCATATCCCCTATTGGGTTCTGATCTGCGCCTACAGCGCCATCGCGCTCGGCACCGCCGCAGGCGGCTGGCGCATTGTTCACACCATGGGCACGCGGCTCACGCGGCTGCAGCCGCATAGCGGCTTCTGCGCCGAAACTGCGGCGGCGCTTTCGATCATGCTGGCGACCTCGCTGAAGCTGCCAATCTCGACCACCCACACCATCACGGGCGCGATTGTCGGCGTCGGCTCGATGCAGCGCGTAAAGGCGGTGCGCTGGGGCGTCGCGGTTAACATATTGTGGGCATGGATATTAACGATCCCGATGGCGGGCCTGATCGGCTGGCTTTCGATGTGGGCAATACATTTCTTCCTTTAG
- a CDS encoding DUF47 family protein, giving the protein MPNLLPRQEQFFELFLEQAGLIVAAAEKLAQGVQGKPPGLAVTASEIAELESAGDAAVAALNERLGSSFFTPLDPEDILALTHALDDIIDGIEDTAHRLAAYHIDPVPKPVIRLCEVVESCAGHLHAALIALKGKQPTANHCAGMFALDKTAKDINRGAVAELLNSEGNPMLAMKLREIYGFLNRTMDACEAAAATLQHVHVKNG; this is encoded by the coding sequence ATGCCGAACCTTCTGCCGCGTCAGGAACAATTTTTTGAACTTTTTCTCGAACAGGCGGGCCTGATAGTCGCCGCTGCCGAAAAACTGGCGCAAGGCGTGCAAGGCAAGCCGCCCGGGCTGGCCGTTACAGCCAGCGAGATAGCGGAGCTTGAAAGCGCGGGCGATGCTGCCGTGGCCGCCTTGAACGAAAGGCTGGGCAGCAGCTTTTTCACCCCGCTCGATCCCGAAGATATCCTTGCGCTCACCCATGCGCTCGATGACATCATCGATGGCATCGAGGATACTGCACACCGCCTCGCCGCCTATCATATTGACCCGGTGCCAAAGCCGGTGATCCGGTTGTGCGAGGTTGTAGAAAGCTGCGCCGGGCATTTGCACGCCGCATTGATCGCACTCAAAGGCAAGCAACCGACCGCAAACCACTGCGCCGGAATGTTCGCGCTCGATAAAACCGCGAAGGATATCAACCGCGGCGCGGTCGCGGAACTTCTGAACAGCGAGGGGAATCCGATGCTGGCCATGAAGCTGCGCGAGATATACGGTTTTCTCAATCGCACGATGGATGCGTGCGAAGCGGCGGCGGCCACGCTGCAGCATGTGCATGTGAAGAACGGCTAA
- a CDS encoding glycosyltransferase: MPEAPPLLSVVIAVHNEAGNVMPLAGEVARALEGAPQIAEQYEIVFVDDGCTDSTALEIRHLMTADARIRLVVHEHRTGLSAAIRSGVRHASAPWIMTCDGDGQNDPADMPRLAARAWEGGQDAGVIVCGWRTNRQDSWRKRMASRFANAVRKAVLHDGCPDTGCRLKLFRRDTYLMLPFFNGLHRFMPALFRHYGHTVINMPVNDRPRRLGVSKSDIVGRGLKGLADLLGVYWLLRRTPKAHKATETH, encoded by the coding sequence ATGCCCGAAGCCCCGCCCCTGCTCTCCGTCGTCATCGCCGTGCATAACGAAGCCGGCAACGTCATGCCGCTGGCGGGCGAGGTGGCGCGCGCGCTCGAAGGCGCGCCGCAGATCGCGGAGCAATATGAAATCGTTTTCGTCGATGACGGCTGCACCGACAGCACCGCGCTGGAAATCCGCCACCTTATGACAGCCGATGCGCGCATACGCCTTGTAGTACACGAACACCGCACGGGCCTCAGCGCCGCCATTCGCAGCGGCGTGCGCCACGCAAGCGCGCCCTGGATCATGACCTGCGACGGTGACGGGCAGAACGACCCGGCCGATATGCCGCGCCTTGCCGCGCGCGCATGGGAAGGCGGACAGGATGCCGGCGTCATCGTTTGCGGCTGGCGCACGAACCGGCAGGATAGCTGGCGCAAACGCATGGCCAGCCGTTTCGCCAACGCGGTGCGGAAGGCTGTGTTGCACGATGGCTGCCCCGATACGGGTTGCAGACTGAAGCTGTTCCGGCGCGATACCTATCTTATGCTGCCGTTTTTCAACGGGCTGCACCGCTTCATGCCCGCCTTGTTCCGGCACTACGGGCATACGGTCATCAACATGCCGGTCAATGACCGGCCGCGGCGGCTTGGTGTTTCCAAATCCGATATCGTCGGGCGCGGGCTTAAGGGGCTCGCGGATCTGCTGGGCGTTTACTGGCTGCTACGGCGCACACCCAAAGCCCACAAGGCGACTGAAACGCACTAG